One Roseimaritima multifibrata DNA window includes the following coding sequences:
- a CDS encoding ATP-binding cassette domain-containing protein, with protein MISLEELTIGYRGPALLDEVTAKIEPGQRIGLLGRNGAGKTTLMKLLAGEIQPDGGRVGMEAGTRVARLIQDVPADLSGTIHEIVEAGMDEADGDEPWEQAHRLEKTLSQMNLDPDIAFETLSSGMKRRVLLAKALVARPHLLLLDEPTNHLDIESILWLEEFLSRWNGTLLFVTHDRSFLQRLANRIWEVDRGRLFDWSCDYGTFLSRKENALAAEEKQNALFDKRLAEEEVWIRKGIKARRTRNEGRVRALESMREERSLRRKNDGTAKLKIQEAMRSGALVADVKKISFKYEDRPIVQEFSTTIMRGDKVGIIGPNGAGKSTLLKLILGRLEPQSGNVRMGTNVEVAYFDQLRDQLDGEKSVQDNIADGSDRVRIGDTNKHIIGYLQDFLFTPERARTPVKFLSGGERNRVLLAKLMTKPANVLVLDEPTNDLDSETLDMLEEQVTQFGGTVLLVSHDRTFLNNVVTSTIVFEPDGVNEYIGGYDDWKRTVAKREADQVASKDNSKKHMSKFQAPAVAAPPAAPARKLSYNEKRELELLPGKIEQLEKQIAEWHEKMADPDYYKKPGDLQAKNQAILTALDEDLANAFARWEALEAEG; from the coding sequence CTGATTTCGCTTGAAGAATTGACCATTGGTTATCGTGGACCCGCTCTATTGGATGAGGTGACCGCGAAGATTGAACCGGGGCAACGCATTGGATTGTTGGGACGAAATGGAGCTGGAAAGACTACTTTGATGAAGCTGCTGGCTGGAGAGATTCAGCCGGATGGGGGGCGGGTCGGGATGGAGGCCGGTACGCGGGTCGCTCGACTGATTCAGGATGTGCCCGCCGATCTGAGCGGCACGATCCACGAAATCGTCGAAGCGGGGATGGATGAGGCGGACGGCGACGAGCCCTGGGAACAGGCTCATCGCCTGGAAAAGACCCTTTCTCAGATGAATCTGGATCCGGATATCGCGTTTGAAACCCTTTCCAGTGGGATGAAACGTCGCGTCCTGTTGGCAAAGGCACTGGTCGCTCGTCCGCACCTACTGTTGTTGGACGAACCGACGAACCATTTGGATATCGAATCGATCCTCTGGCTGGAAGAGTTTCTGTCGCGTTGGAATGGGACGCTGCTGTTCGTGACGCATGACCGCTCTTTCCTGCAGCGACTGGCGAATCGGATCTGGGAAGTCGACCGCGGCCGATTGTTCGACTGGTCGTGCGACTATGGGACCTTCCTTAGCCGAAAAGAGAATGCACTTGCCGCCGAAGAAAAGCAAAACGCACTTTTTGATAAACGGTTGGCGGAGGAAGAGGTTTGGATTCGCAAAGGAATCAAGGCTCGCCGGACTAGAAATGAAGGCCGTGTACGAGCCCTTGAATCGATGCGTGAAGAACGCTCGCTACGACGCAAAAACGATGGGACCGCCAAACTGAAGATCCAGGAAGCGATGCGTAGTGGAGCTTTGGTGGCGGACGTGAAGAAAATCAGTTTCAAGTACGAAGATCGACCCATCGTGCAAGAATTTTCAACCACCATCATGCGTGGCGATAAGGTCGGAATTATCGGGCCCAACGGAGCCGGTAAGTCGACTTTGCTAAAGCTGATTCTGGGGCGTTTGGAACCGCAGTCCGGCAACGTCCGGATGGGGACCAATGTCGAAGTCGCTTACTTCGATCAGTTGCGGGACCAGTTGGACGGCGAAAAATCGGTGCAGGATAATATCGCCGACGGAAGTGATCGCGTTCGTATTGGCGATACCAACAAACACATCATCGGTTACTTGCAAGATTTCCTGTTCACTCCTGAACGAGCGAGGACGCCGGTCAAGTTCCTCTCTGGTGGAGAACGCAACCGAGTTCTGTTGGCAAAACTGATGACCAAGCCTGCCAACGTATTGGTGCTGGACGAACCGACAAACGATTTGGACAGCGAGACCTTGGACATGCTGGAAGAGCAGGTGACGCAGTTTGGTGGCACCGTATTGCTTGTTAGCCACGACCGAACGTTCTTGAATAATGTCGTTACCAGCACGATCGTTTTCGAACCCGATGGCGTAAACGAATACATCGGTGGTTACGACGATTGGAAGCGAACCGTCGCAAAACGAGAAGCCGATCAAGTGGCTTCCAAAGATAACAGCAAGAAGCATATGTCCAAATTCCAGGCGCCAGCTGTCGCAGCCCCGCCAGCGGCTCCCGCTAGAAAATTGAGCTACAACGAGAAACGCGAACTGGAATTGCTGCCTGGGAAAATTGAACAGCTAGAGAAACAAATCGCTGAGTGGCATGAAAAAATGGCGGATCCCGATTACTACAAAAAACCGGGAGACCTGCAAGCCAAGAATCAAGCGATCTTAACCGCGTTGGACGAAGATTTGGCCAATGCATTTGCACGTTGGGAAGCATTGGAAGCGGAAGGGTAA